The sequence GAGCCTCTGCACAATTACTCTTGCCTGTAGTCTGACAAAGAAGTTGCCTATAACACAGCTACAACTAGAAGTGGCAGATATAACTTCAAGTGCAGTTGTGTGATTCCCTCATCACTGTGGTCAATACATACATCACAAAAGTAGTACAATGATAAGTCAAGCCAAACACAGCTTCCAGAACGGACAGCCATTAGCACATATAATTTAGGGAAACAGATTTGTGCAAAAGTAGTAAGAATGTGTTAATTCCATAAATACGGAAACACAAATTTGATTATACTGCTGAGTGGATGAGCTTCCATCCTTGCTATATGATGGATCCCAGTGTTCAATGCTGTCACTGATCCATGTCCATCAAAGGGTTTCCTTCTAACTTaacattttctcagaaaaaaacaaaacaaaacgaaacaaaaccaataaaaacaatacagaaaaaatacgTGTGTATAACTGCCAATGCCAGACACAGCTGTAGCTGGGGACAGGTATCACTTATAACACATAAAAACTTCATTAGCATTGGAGATCTTTTGTGTGCTCTAACTTATGGAAAAGGTAAATAGTTCCAGTCACAGAGAACACTCCACACCCAGCTAAAGCATCTCTACCATTTACAGCTTGGTAAATCATTTGGTGGGTAGAGCATACATCAGAGAGGGAAGCCCTGTGCTGTACTTAACCAGTGCATGGcctctttcaaaagaaaagtggTGATGTTgccagctccttcctcccagTATGAATCATCCACTATCTCTTGATGTTGACAGACATCAATGTATATGCTACTTCTATTCCCAGAAGGATCTTGCTACCTCTTACCTTCTGTGCCCAAGCCTCCACATTCCCATTTCTTCCCTCTTATTCCCCTCCACAGATGTGCTGGCATGCATGTCCCACACGTTCATTCACGTTTCAGTTGATGGGTGCAAGAAATCCCTCTGTCACTGTGACTTCTATTTGCACTAGGGAGGGGCCATCAGATGCCTCCCCACGAGGACAGACCTAGAACAAAACTGAATTCAGTGAAATGCTATTGGCCCTACTGACAGTGACTGATGCAGGATGTCTCCCAGGCTCAGCCCTTGGAAGATGAGACTTGCTAAGGATTTGCCATGTGAGCAATATAATGTAAGCCCCTGCATAGGAGACAGTGTGCAGGGCACTGCAGAGATATGGACGTCCCCTCAGCTGGAGGTATATATTAGTATTGCAATTTTGCAAAATATGTGTTTTGGTGCCTGCTGAGAGAAaggcttcattttctcttctgttcagaCTAAAGTAACACAGCTCTACTATGTTgctggaattttttttctttccttttttccctggCACAGCCTAATTTCTGTGTCATAATTATCACCACTAGTGTGATCATTGGTTTCCAAGACAGATCAAACACACACTCAGGATGTTGGCCCTCTCCTCCCGCTGCTTTCCTTCCGTCCTTCCCTTGAAGATTCTCTGTTGTGTGAAGCAGGCAGGATGACCCAGCCCAGACTGGGTGAGATGTTATCTGCAGGTTCGTGCCCAGTGCGTGCCACCAATAAGAACAGAGTCAGAATCCACTGTGGGAGGAACACTGGCTGTTAGGAGGTTGTTCAATGTTATCATTCAGTCACTAGACCGATGTTACGTTCATTTACCGAGTCTCAACTGACTGTACCACCTGTGCCACAGCACAGAGGTggctgtcctgggtctgtcccctcccagctcttactgcacccccagcctgcccgttggcaggacagagcaaaaggctgagatgtccttggcttggtataagcactgctctgcaacaattaaaacatcggggtgttatcagcactcttctcatcctaagccaaaacatagcattctaccagctactaggaagaaaattaactctgttctaactgaaaccaggacagtggCCCAACACATTTGATTCTGGATCCAATACCTTGAGTACTTCACTTTACACCCTTCCACCAAAGCAGGAACCGTCCTTTCATCAGACCCAGAATTAGCTCTTCTCTGGTGCTTCTGCCCCATGTGAATGGGACACTACTGTTCTTATGCATGTCTTTGCCAGTATTACCCTCAAGCTTCTCAGGTCTGAAAGTTTAATTGAATCAGTTAATTCCAAGTGCCTTTAAGGCCAGCTGCCCTGTGGTTAGTGCCAAGTGGAATCATCAGCCACAGATGTGCATCCCTCACACTCCCTGGGGACTGCACCTGAGGCATGTGAAGGGCTGCTGCCTTTGCTATATAACTAACCCATGGTAGCTCATGGTTGCTCTGTTAGAGCTTGCTCAGGGGAAGGGGCTAAGATGAGTGCAGAGGCTGGGAAGAAGCGTGGTGGTCATGCTTCCACTTCTGGAGATAGGAAGTCTAAGAGGAAgcccaagagaaaggaaacCTATTCAGTTTATATCTACAAAGTACTGAAGCAAGTGAGTAAATGTTTCTCTAGTGGTAAGAACTGTTTCACATGTAAAACTACTTCTGCTCACTGTGTGTTAGCtctgtaaaaaggaaaagaggaaaacgTGCTTTTTagtgagataaaaaaaaaaagagtgagacaGTATAGAACTCCAGCTGAGTATAAAATGGGGTGTGGCAACAAATGTCTCAGTAGGAGATGAGACGGATCTGGATCAGAAAGGGTTTCATAGGCAGAATGAACTCTACTGTATGGCTCTGTATAAGGAAGTAACTGAGTAGAAATCAGTTATACCTGTCATCCTCCCTATGAGTAAGTATTAAAAACTTCATGATTTCTGGAGATTTTGAGACTTGTCAGCCTATgttggggagaggagaaagtcTTTGGAGAGGTGGCCATAGCATGGGGCAGTGGGGCACCTACGCTCCTTGTAGGATTGTTTTCCCTGTGGGACTGTTCAGAGGCTCCTGGCAGTGCAATGTCATAGCCAATGCAGTACCACAGGGACCTCTTCAGTCCAATGGAACTGGAATGCAACATGAGAATccagggggtgggaggggaagaggaaggagggcCCTTTTCTTGGGAGTGTGGGGTCTCACTGCCTGGTGATGGTGATATGACACAGCATTTGGTTACCGTTTCACAGGTGCACCCTGACACCGGCATCTCCTCCAAGGCCATGAGCATCATGAACTCCTTTGTCAATGATATCTTCGAGCGGCTGGCTTCAGAGGCCTCACACCTGGCCCAGTACAACCACCGCTCCACCATCACCAGCCGTGAGGTGCAGACGGCTGTGCGGCTCCTGCTGCCCGGCGAACTGGCCAAGCATGCTGTCTCTGAGGGCACCAAGGCTGTCACCAAGTACACCAGCAGCAAGTGACCACTGGGCTGCAATTAAACCTCTCTGCCTTGGCTGCACCCCATCTGTCATGGCTCTGTGGGGTTGTGTTGAGGGGGGGTGTCACTGTTGGGCGTGGGCACCAGTGGGGCCTGTGCAGCTTAAACTTAAAGGTTTGGAACATAAGTAATTGAAGTGGTTTATATAGAGAAGATTGTATCAAATCATCAACTTAATAGATAATGTCACAGTCTTGTCACTTCTAATTTTTAGAAAGAATTGCTTTGGCTTTAATTAGTTCTATATGTTAACTAGAGCACCCAAGTAGCACGTAGTTGTTTCTGAGCTATCTAGCTCTCAGAAAATTGTTAACGTAGATCATGGATGGTGACTCTACTTCTTGTGGAGTCCTGTGGGATTTGGTATTTGGTCTGATGtaacagtaaaagcaaaatctgcaaatacactttaaaaacacagataatGTCTTTGCCTCATAATTTATAATGCAAAGGTTAGTTTGACCTATGGACATCAGGATTGTTTGGTTGGACTGGATGGACAGctgttctttgaaaatgaataaaaccaaGTAGAGGCTTCAGAGCTTTCTTGAAGAAAGGTAGGGTCATTCTGCGAAGAGGGTGGGTTCCACCACAGTTCTCCAAActccttttttcagtttttgggCTACTGATTGCAAAAATCTTATGTTGTCTTGGAGGTTCCTATAGTGCTTCCCAACTGTGCTGGGCCtctgtcatggtttaacctggttggcagctaaacaccacacagccgttcgctcaccctacctcctccttctctgagatggggagagaaatgggaaagtgaagcctgtgagttgagataaagacagtttattaagacaggaaaataataataacaacaacaataatagtactactactaataatatgtacaaacaagtgatgcacaatgcaattgctcaccacccgctgaccgatgcccagcctaaccccgagcagtccggccctctCCACTGGCTAGCCACCACTATAtgttgtttagcatgatgtcagatggtatggaatacccctttggcaagtttgggtcacctgtcctgggtctgtcccctcccagctcttactgcacccccagcctgcctgttggcaggacagagcaagatgctgagacgtccttggcttggtgtaagcactgctctgcaacaattaaaacatcggagtgttatcagcactcttctcatcctaagccaaaacacagcattccaccagctactaggaagaaaattaactctgttctaactgaaaccagaacaGCCTCTTTGCACCAGTCCAAGTTATCAGCATTCAGTTTATCTATTTGTACCAGAGTAGAGACAGAAGTCCCACTGACACAGGGGGAAAGTTTACAGTGGGTGGAGTTTTTCTTATAAGCAATTTTCAAAAGTCTATTTTGTCCTAGTGAAAAATTCTCCCTTTCAGGtatggggaaaagaaatagtGCAAAAAGCAGCTGGACTGGCAGGAGACAAAAAGGGgattttctttacagaactagATGTCATCTCTCTTATTGCTTCCAATGGCTTTAGAGGGAGCTTTGTTCAGCGGGGTTATAAACTGTGCTGGGACTGAGGGTCCTGTGCTCTGCCTCAGATCATTATGTTAATGACTGGTCCTGGCCACTTCTCAAGCTGACAAGGAAGTTTGTAATCCCAGGTACTTCTTACCCGAGTGAGGCCCTGAAGGGAACATTAGTGGATTGTTTGCTATAGTGGTCTACGTGGGGCTTGTGCAGCCCAAAGGGCTGAGAGTGAGTGCTGTGTCCAGACTAATGGTGGTGAGCTGATTTACAAAGCTGCCCCCAGGTTTCTACATGGAGCTGTTACCTCTGGGTCTCTGGTAGAATAGAGGAAAGATGTGGGCTATGCTCTGAGCTGAGACATAGTGGAGCTTTGCCACCTTGATGGTGGGACTGGGTGTTCCCATTCCAAGGTCTCCCAGTGGCAGCAAAAACAGGGGTAGGAGtatcaggaggaggaggaccgGAGCTGTGGTGGAACTCAGGTTACTGTGTGTGGGGCAGTCTCAGATTTCACAGGGCTTGTGAGTTGGTGATGAGTCTCATGAGCTGTGGAGCCATGACAGGTGCTTGTCTGTGTGATCAGGGTCAGTGTGCCTCAGCAGCGGGGGCCACGGACAAGATGCTCCTGGAGTACAGGAGGTGGCAGAACTGGGACTGAACACATCACCTCTGGTCCCAGCCCTATTGCTCCAGTGTGGAGAAGGGGGATGATGAGGTTGTACTGGGTGCTCTGTTTCCTTCTGACTGTAGGACAGCACTGAATAGTGCTCTTTTCCTGTAGCGCCCTGCCACATAAACTGGAACTGGTCTGGAGCACAAGTGTTAGAGCAGTCTCTCACCTGACAGGGCTGTGGTCTCTTTATTCCCTCCAGCAGTTGCAGCCAGCCGTGCTGTGGGATGGCTGTGCAGCTGGtgcagctggaagagcagaTGTACCTGGGGTGCCTGTGAGACAGGTTCATGGGGGAGATTCGACGGGATGCGGAGCGTTGGAAACAGGCCTGGGAGAGTCCAGCTGAAGAGCCGGGTTGTGGGCATGCTGCCATTTTGCATCTGAAAGGTCAGCAGTCCCTCTCCTCGCCTGAGCTGTGCTGTTGCTCCCTATGCCACCGCGTCTGCATCTCCCCAGCGGCACTTTGGTTTCCCCGGCCCCAGATGTGCAGTCATGCTTTTTGTGGGATGGAAGAGTGCCCGTACAGAGCTCGGAACTGCAGTTCTGCTTCTGCCCTGAAGGTGGTTCTCTCCGACTGCCTGATCTCAAACGTATTTCTTCATGAGCAGAAGCCTGGTGCTGCTTAGCTCCAAGCAGACTGCCTTTGGACCATGTAACTTACCCTCTGTGGTAGCCTGGTTTCCTTAGCAGATAGCTGGCACACTGTGTGGGCAGGGTGCTGTTATACTGGGAGACAAGAGTGGCTGTCTCCTGACAGGTCCAGTAGAGCATCTAGCACTGGGTGAGCCCCAAAGGGGTAAGGCTTTAGTGGTGCAGGTGCTTGGTTGTCCAATACTGCAATTGGTGTATCCCACTCCTGCTTCATGTCTCCaacactgttttgttgttgttgttgttgttgttgttgttgttgttgttgttgttttttctaggGACCAAAAAGGATGGAATTGGTGATTGGCCCCATGTCCCTTCTACATCACTGTTTTCTCAGATATGGAAGGGCCTACAGCACAGATGCATCAAGCTTGGGTGGCAGAGTGAGATGTTTGGTCTTGGAATGGCAAGTTCTGCACTGAACCTGTCCAGATtgtcttttctgcatttccccCATGGGGGCAGGTTCGACTGCCCCTGTGCAGGGGCCATGCTCCTTGCTTCCCCACAGTATGTCCACATGAAGCTGCTCTGATAAACCTGCACAAGATGTTGTACGTGGTCTATCTCTGGAGGGGCTACTCTTTATGCTTCTCTGATGCTTTTGTGAGGACAGCTTCACAGCTCAGCTTCTTCCAGACTGGACTTGTGGGTCCATGGCTGTTTGTGCCCTGGTGCTCTGTTGGATCATGAGAGGTCTGAATGAAGTTGTTTTGGGAGGAGGGAGTAGGCTGTGCCAAACAGCAGGGAAATTGGTTGCTGTAAGAGTGATCCAGAAGCCAGTAAGAAGCAAATGTTAGCTTGGAGCCCATGCAGGTACTCTTCCAAAGTGTCATGGGACTGCCTCAGTCTGTGCAAGTCTGTCTTTTTTCCAAGTGTCCCAGTGAGCTCTTATTACTGCAGTGCAGCACTGTCACATTGTACATTCCTGGCCCCATGTCCACCTGCTTTGATCTTACTAAACTGAACATGCCCATGGGCCAAAAGCAGcttcttttttgctttggtGCACTTCTCAAATCCTCCAAAAGAACTCTATAGCTTGATAAACTGAATCGAGCaaagtgttcagaaaaatatcagTAATTCCTGTGTggtctgctttctttttgcataAGAGCAATGACTTATTAGTCTGTGATCTTTTCTCTCATAGGGTGGAGGACCATGGGGCACATTTTACTGGTCTGTGATGAGTGGGGCAGGTCTGGAGGGAGGGAGCTTTTTGGGCAATGGAGGCTAGCACCAGTGTGCAGACCTGTGTGCATTTCTATTCCCATGTTGTTGTGTCCcttggcagcagtgctgccaggtGGCTGCTCTGGTGCATCATTAGATGCTGTTCCAAATAGCATAGGCAGGAATGGTTCAGCACTCAGAGGAAAACAAGCTGGTGATGGATAGCTCTGGTGATGCCAAAGCTATTAAAGGATGAACCTCTGAAGTGCAGCCAGGGTACCAGCACAGCAAGGGACAGTGACTCTCTTCCTCTCTATtctcagctgcaggagatggagaGTGGGGTCAGTGCTGGTCTATGTCCCTTCCCTATTCTGGTTTGGTCTGAGATGGTGTTTTCTCCGAATAATGTCAAGTCCCTAACTCATGGCAGCCCAGAATCCCTGCCTGGAGAATGGGAAATGAATGATGATCAAAGGCTAGACAGACAATCCCCCATGAACACACACATTGCTGTCTGAGGCTTTGTTATTCCTGATACTGCCAACACTGTAAAGGGACTAAGGATCCATGGCATTCTTAGAGCTGTTCTCCATCTATGCTCTCCCCAGCAAGGATTGTTGCAAAtagtttgtttccttgtttgttgTCTCTCTTCGTACTCTGTTCACTCTGGAGTCCTGGATGTAGCCAACAATAATGTTGCTTCCTTCATCTCCTCTGCCAAGGACTGTGGAGTGGGAATGGGAGAGTTATTCCCAAGTCAATTTTGTGAGAAAGTCAGTCTTCTTTGATATCTGTAATTTCTAGGGCCAGATAACAATGTGGTTCAGAAAGCATGCCTGTTGTAATGGCCTGTTCTTGCCCTGCATTGCCTCCTGCCAAACATGGAGGAAGACTGAAAGACCTGCTGCCTGCTAAGGCCCTGATACTTGCAtatgcagctgcagccagggacTGTTCAGAGCCCCAGTAGCAGGCTCACCGTGCCCCTGGTGCTGAGAAACttggggcagagcagagagcttcTCTGTGACCTGAGGACAGAAATGGAAGGAGAGTGAAAAATGTATTCCCATATACTCAATAGGCTTCAGAGAGTTACCTAGTGGTATCCTATATGGTCTCtgggtgggaggaagaggaggcttCCATGTGGCCCCATGAAGGGTGTGGGGCTGGAGAAGGGGATGACATGGGCAGAGTGGCCCCATGAGGAATGGCTGCTGCAGGCCACACGCCGTTTTCCCATTAGCGAGTGTTTAGTTCAGCGTTTTAAATAATTGTGTCCTCGGAATgatatttaaaatccatttgGGAGGCAATGAGGCGGGAAAGTGCCTATGCCATTGTGATGACGCTGCGCAGGCCGTGCCACACATGCATATTACAAACTCGTTACAGGCTCGTTTACACGCACGCTGCTCGCTCCCCACACAACCTCTTTCTGATGCTCCTAATGTTTCTTCCCCACCATGGCTGCTTCTGCTTGGCACAAGGGAGAAATTTACTTGATAAGGCAGGCCTGGTGTTATCTGCAGCAAGAGTAGCAAGGGATGTGGCCAGCACAGTGGAGTGCTGGCCTTTGGAATGGGGATATGTGTGGCCTGCCTGGTGACGGGACTGTCTCCCAGGTGTCCTTCACCTGTGCTCCATGGTCAATACAGAGCTGTGCCTACTCTCCAGCAAGCTCTTGCACTTGTGTTTTTGCAGGACCCTGCAAACCCAAGgatttcagctgctctgctgtgggtACAGCTGGGGAAAGAATTGCAGCACCCCCACAGGGCTGACTACGAAGCTGAGTACCAGCACATGCTATTGCATGTCCATGGGAAGCTGCATGAGTTGGACACAGTAGGCATGAGGGAGCagatggagcagcagctccagcagtggTTCCCTAAGTGCTGGTGAGTGTCTGAATGGGAGGGTGTCATCACCGCTCTCCTTCTGCTGCCATTCCTCTCTGCTGGATGGGTGCCCTCCCGTTCTCCTCCCGGCctgtgcaaaacagaaatactgcGTTGGACTACAAGGCTCCTGGTACCACTTTGTCCTCCTCCCGTACACAAAGTATCCAAGTAAGGGAGCTCAACTCAACTTTATTCTCCTTGCTTTGTCCTTAATTACTGCCTCTTGTGGGGAAGTTGTGACAGCTGGAGATGTACCAACAGCCAGCGAGTGGTCCCTGCTTCTGGCAGGGGTTGGG comes from Aythya fuligula isolate bAytFul2 chromosome 2, bAytFul2.pri, whole genome shotgun sequence and encodes:
- the LOC116486056 gene encoding late histone H2B.L4, whose translation is MSAEAGKKRGGHASTSGDRKSKRKPKRKETYSVYIYKVLKQVHPDTGISSKAMSIMNSFVNDIFERLASEASHLAQYNHRSTITSREVQTAVRLLLPGELAKHAVSEGTKAVTKYTSSK